ATGTCGTCGTTCAGCTCGTCGGCGTAGGGCGCTGTGATGCCGTACGTGTCCGGGGCCTTCTCTGCTGCCATGGGTGTCTCGCCTTGCCTTTCGCTGGGCGCGGGGGCCGGGGGCGGGCCGCGCCGTCGCGGCCCCGCCCCCGGCTGTGCGGATCAGTAGCGGGAGAAGCCGTCCTCGGAGAGCGAGTGCTTCTCGTCGCCACGCAGCGCCGGGCTGAAGACGGAGACGAGGAGGAGGTCCTCGTCGTCGGAGGCGATCAGGTGGTGGGCGTCGTTCTTGTCCAGGGCGTAGATGGTCCCGGTCGTGATCTTGTGGTGTGCGCCGTCCACGGTGACGACCTCGCCCGAGCCGCCTATGCAGTAGCAGGCCTCCAGGTGGCCGAGGTACTGCAGCGCGCTCGACGTGCCCTGGCGGACCAGCGTTTCGCAGACGGTGAAGCCCATTCCGTCGGCCTCGGTGAGCAGGCGGTGGCTGGTGCCGCTGCCCCACTCGATCGCGGGGACGTCGGAGAGAGAACGGACGATCATGGAAGTACTCCTGTCATCGTTGTTTTCTGGACGTGCGTGCTGCTGCGATGCGTGTGGGGGGCTCAGTGCCAGGGGGGACCTGTGGTGCTGTGGGGTGTGTGGGGCTGTGGGGTGTGGGGCTTGCGTGCTGAGGGGAAGGCTTGTCAGACCCCGGCCGGAGCGGCCCGGCCGACGAAGCCGCGGATGTCCGCGAGCGTGCGGTAGGCGGCCGGCTCCAGCGGGATGTCGTCGACGGGAATGCCGTAGGTCTCGGATATCCAGGAGATGAGGCGGACCAGGCCGAGGCTGTTCACGACGGTGCTCTCGATGAGGTCGAAGTCGTCGGTCAGGTCCTCGGCGTCCTCGCCGGCCAGGAACTCGCTGACGATGTAGGCGCGGATCGGGTCGTTGGTGACGGTGCTCATCAAACGTCTCCGTTCAGTCGGGTCTTCTTGATCGAGTTGCGGTCCGGCTTGCCGGTCGCGGTCTTCGGCAGTGGGGTGCAGGCGAGCCCCACCGAGCTGGGCACGGCGTGCCGCGGCAGGTGCTTCGCCGCGTACGCCCGCAGTCCCAGTGAGCTGAGGGAGGTGCCGTCCCGGCGCACCACTTCGGCGTGCAGCCGGTTGCCGGCCTCGGGGCAGGGCAGGGCGACGACACAGGCCTCGACGACGTCCGGATGCGCTCCGAGGACGGTCTCGACCTCCAGCGTGTTGGTGCGCACGCCGCGCACCTTGACCTGGAAGTCGGTGCGCCCCTGGAGGAAGTAGCGGCCGTCGGCGTCGCGGTGGACGAGGTCGCCGGTGCGGTAGAACATGGCGCCGCCGCCGCGCGGATCGGGCATGAACGCGTGGGCGTTGCGGGCCTGTTCCAGGTATCCGCAGGTCTGGAAGGGAGTGTGCACCAGCAGTTCGCCGGTGCCGGGTCCGCGCAGGACCTCGGTGCCTTCGGGCCCTTCGATCAGCAGCACGGCGTCCGTGCCTTCGATCGGTGCGCCGATGGGCAACGGGTGCACGTACGCGGCCGGATCGATGTCCTGGATGAAGCTGTCGTTGGTCTCCGTGCAGCCGAAGACGTTGTGGAAGCGGGCGGCCGGGCAGGCGGCGAACGTGTCCCGCAGCTCCTGCTCGGAGACGGCCTCCCCGGTGAACACGACCGTGCGCACCGTCGGATAGCGGGCGTCGTCCGCGGCCAGGAGCCGGTGCAGCAGCGGAACCCCCTGGACCAGGGTCACCTCGTTGAGCTGGGTGAGTTCGCGCAGATAGCCGGCGTCACCGCTGGCTCCGGGGTCGGCCAGGACGACGGTGCCGCCGGCCTCCAGCACGGTCCAGACGTCGAGCAGGGCCAGGTCGAAGTTGAGCGGCGAGAAGCTCAGCGAGCTGGTGGTGCCGTCGATCCCGAACCTCTCCGTGGCCCAGTCTCCGAAGCGGTCGAAGGCCTCGGTGCGGACCGGGACGAGCTTGGGCACGCCGGTGGAGCCGGAGGTGGTGAGGGTCAGCAGCGACTCCCCGGGGTCGGGGGCGCTGAAGCCGTCCGACAGCGTGGGGTCGGCCTCCTCCCGCGACAGGGTCGCACCGCCGCCGGGAACCGCGGTGGCCGACAGCGGGCCGTGGGCCTGGGCGATGAGCGTGGACAGGGCGGCGGCGCCCAGGGCGGGCGACGGGACCAGGGTGTTGATCCCCCGGCTCCAGGCTGCCAGCAGCAGTGCGACGGTCTCCGGCGACTTGTGGGCCGGAACGCACAGGGCGCGTACGGATCCGCGGCCGACGCCGTCGAGGTCCGTGGCGGCGAGGTGGGTCAGCCGGTCGAGCTCCGCGTAGGTGACCCGCCGGCCGGCGGAGACGAGCGCGGTGCTGTCGGGCCTTTCCTGCACGTGTCTGTCGAATGCCTGCAACAGGCGAGGCGAAGGCAACGGTCCCCCCTAGATGGATGGGCAGTCTGGCTACGAGAGAGAACCTACGGGGTTCTACTTGCATGGTCAAGCAAGTAAATTGATGGATCGAGTGATCCAGGTCACAGGGGCCTCAGCTCGTGGAGAAGAACCCCGAGCATGCAAAAACGGCGGGAGGCCCGGTCGCCCGGACGCCTCCCGCCGTCTGTCGTGGTCTGGTCAGGCGGCGCTGCGCAGCGCCTGCACCGCGCGGGCGAGCTGGTCGTCGGCGCTCGCCGTGTTGAGGGCCGAGCTGAGGACGTCGGCGTACGTGGAGCGGGCGTCCTGGTAGTGCTTGCGGCCCTCGTCGGTGATGACGGCGAAGACGCCGCGCTTGTCGTCGGCGCAGTTGTCCTTGTAGGCGTAGCCGGCGCTGTCCAGCCGTCCCACCAGGCGGGTCACGGAGCTCTGGCCCAGGCCGACGCGGTCCGCGAGCTCCTGCATGCGGCATTCGCCGTTCTCGGCCTGGGTGAGGGCCTCCAGGGCGCGGTACTCGGAGAGGCCGACGCCGTAGCGGCGCTGCAGGGTGTGTGCGAGCTGACGTTCCACGAAGGCGTGCAGGCCGAGGACGGCCTCCCACATGGTCTGATCGGAGGCGGCGCGCGGCTGCTTGTGGATCGTCATGGAACGGCTCCCCTTCTCGACTGCGATGAACAACAAGATACATGCCCATGCAATCATCTGGGGAGTGCTGGTGCTCGCGAAAGGGGCTCTGGCTCATTTATAGTTGCAGGGGCAAGTAAAGGGTCAGTTGTTCATGCCCTCCAGGGTGCTGCACGCGTAAGCGGCCGAGACGAGCGTCATGTGCCGGTGCCAGCCGGGGTACGAGCGGCCCTCGAAGTCGAGGAGTCCGAAGTCCTCGCCCATGCGGTCGATCGAGGCCCGTGCCCCCCGGGGCGAGCGGGCCAGCTCCATCAGTTCGACCGGATGGCGGTCGATGATGTTCGTCAGCCAGATGCGGCCCGGGCGCCCGCTGCCCGCGTCCCACTCGGCCATCAGCCGGCCCGCACCGCGGCTGCGCTCGCCGTCCGGGCGCAGTCCGTGTACCGGTGTGTCGTGCGAGATGATCTGCCGGCCCGCCCCTGCCGGGTGCCGTACGCCCCGGCGTAACAGCATCCCCCGAGCCGACTCCCGCTCCGCGGGGGGCAGTTCGGGCCCGGCGAGGGTGGTCTGGCCCGGGATGGCGAGGAGGAAGGCGTGCTCGGAGCCCTGTAACCGCTGCGCCAGGGGTGCGACGTCGCACAGGGCCGTCAGGTCGGCCACCACCGGCGCCGTCCGTCCCTGCGACCGGGACGTCATCTCCTGGACCAGGCGCAGGGCGTGGTCCCACAGCGGCTGGGCCCGCGTCGTCGCGGGGATCTTCGCCCGGTCGCGCACGGCCTCGTCCCGAGTGAACCGGGGAGGCAGGAAGAGCCGCCAGTCGACGGGGACGTGCGTCCGCCCGGCGTCCAGGAACAGGCCGAGTCCGAGCTGGCAGTTGACGGTGCGTCCGGACTCCGGCAGGAAGCGCTGGTGCACCCCGGCCGAGCAGTTGCCGCGCTTGGGCAGCACCGCCGGCGCCAGCGTCCAGGCCCGCACCGGCAGCGACCCGGCGGCCCAGCGGGCCAGCTCGCCGCGCGCCGGGGCCCAGGCCCACGGGCTGGCGTTGACGAACTGGTGCAGCGAGCTGGACGCCGCCTCCGATCCGGTCACGACGGCCGCCATCCGGCGCACGGTCTTCTTTCCGGTCGTCCGCAGTAGTCCCTGGAGGTACACATTCCCCCAACGCTGCTGGTCGGAGCGGTGTAGGTGGCCGAACAGGAGCCGGGACAGATCGCCCGGCGGTCGGCCGATCGCCATGTCGGGCGTCTCGTGCGTCGTCGTCACTGCAGGTCCCTCCCAGGTGAGCGTCGCTGAGCAGACTAACAAACATAGAGAATGTTCGTTATATTTCTTTCAGAGGGCACGACTACTTGCCGAGGTCCAAGGAGAACGCGCATGCAGGAACGGGCGGCCAGGACGCGCCAGGCCGTGTTGGAAGCGGCCGCCGACGAGTTCGCCGAGCGCGGCTACGAGGGCGCCTCCCTCCAGCGGATGGGCTGGCGGGCCGAGACCTCGGTCGGTGCTGTGACCTTTCACTTCGGGAACAAGACCACCCTGGCCGAGGAGGTGCACACGGCGGGGCGCGCCCGCTTCGAGCGCTGTCTGGAGGACCTTGCGGCCGCCCACGACCCCTTACGCGAACTGCGGACTCTCATCGGTGCGTTGGCCCGGCTGGCGCACGAGGACCCCTTTGCGCGCGCCGCGCGCCGCCTGGAGGCAGACCAACCCGAGGGCGTACCGCCGTTGACCGAGGTCTGGCTCCCCGTGCTCCGCGACCTGCTCGACCGGGCCCACGACGCGCGACGGCTGCGCCCCGGAGTGTCTCCGGAGGACGCGGTGGCCCTGCTGGCGCATCTCGCGGAGGGCGCGATGGCCGCACACGGCGCGACCCGGGACTCGGCCTGGGACTCGGTCTGGAACGTCGTCCTGCACGGCCTCGCCGCGGACCGGGCCGGTCAGGCGGGGAGGGCGGGGCAGACGGGCCGGGCGGCCACGACGGACGTGCCGACCTCGCGGTTGTGTCCGACGCCGCAGACCTGCCCGACGCGGCCGACTTGACCGAGCGCGGGGCGGAACCCGCCCGAAGGCCGGCTCCGGCCCCGTTCCGGCCGATCTCAGGAGGCCGTCCGCGGTGATCCGGCCACCGCGTCCGCCACCTCGTCCAGGACCTGCGCGCCGGGACCCGCCGTCAGCCGGCTGCGGACCAGCGCTGCGCCCACTCCGGCCTTCGGCCAGGTCTGGCAGGCGATTCCGCCGGGGCCCTGGTGGCCGAAGGCGCCGGAGCGGACGTCCGGGTGAAGGCCCTCGTCGAGGAGTTGGAGGCCGCCCTCGCCGTACGCGCTGACCCCGCCGAGCAGCGGATCAAGGCCCTCGGCCCAGAAGTTCCGCGCCTGGTCCAGTGTGCGGCGCGACAACAACAGCGGCTCCTCGCCCGGTGCCCGTACGGCGTCCGCCGCCAGGACGCCCTGGAGCCGGGCGAGACCGCGGGCCGACGCGTACGCCCCCAGCGAGGGGATGACCGCGTACCGCCGTCGGCTCTCGCTCCACACCCCGGGGTCCGCGGGGAACGGGGACGGGTTGTTCCATACCCGGCCGGCGAGGTCGGCCCCGCTGCCGCCCGCCCCGCTGCGTCCCGACGACGGGAAGCGGGCGCGGAAGCCGGCATCGTACGAGATCCGTGCCGCGTACGGCAGTTGGTCGGGCACGAGCCCGAAATGGATATCGAGACCGAGCGGGCCCGCGATCTCCTCCAGGAAGAACAGGTCGAGATCCCGGCCGTCGACCCGGTGGATCACCTCGGCGGCGATCCACCCGGCGGTCCAGGGCCCGTACAGCACGCCGCCCGCCCGCGGATCCTCCTCGGGGCTGTGCAGTTCGAGCAGCGCGGCCATCATCTGAGGGTTCTCGACATCGCGCTGGTCGAGATCCGCCGCCATGCCCGGGAGGCGGGCGGTGAACGTCAGCACGTCCCGCAGCGTCACCGTGCCCTTGCCGCGCACCGCGAACTCCGGCCAGTAGTCGGCGACGGGCCGGTCCAGCGCGAGCGCGCCCATGTCGGCGAGCAGCAGGACCGCCGTGGCCAGAATCCCGTGGGAGCCCGTCAGCACGGGTACGAGGGTGTCGCCGGCCCACGGGGTCCCAGTGACCGGGTCGGCGGTGCCGTGCCACAGGTCGACGATCGTTTCACCGTCCCGCACGACCGCCAGCGCGGCCCCCTGGGAACCGGCCGGACCCGCGTCCCGGCACGCCCGTTCGAAGGCATGGCGCACGGAGCCGAACCCGGGCGCCGTGGTTCCGTGGACGCCGGCCGTCGTCGGACGGGGTCTGGGCCGCGGGAGGACCTGCCGTACCAGAGAGGTCGTCATGTCAAGAACTCCAGAAGTGGTGGGGAGTCAGGGACGGGGGCGGGCGGTGCGCGGGCCGGGCTCGGCTCACACCTCGGGAGCGCCCGCCGGGTAGGGAAGGAACTCCAGGTCGGTCAGGTCCTGTTCGGTCAGGCGAATCCGGTCGCCGCCGAGGTTCTCCGCGAGGTGGTACGGCACCGTGGTGCCGGGCAGCGCCACCACGTGCTCGCCGAGCCGGAGCAGCCACGCCAGGGCGACCTGCGCGGAGGTTGCCTCATGCCGGGCGGCCACCTGGGCGACTGCCTGCGTGAGGGCGTAGTTGTGGCGGATGGCGCGCGGGGCGAAGCGGGGCTGGGTGCGCCGCCAGTCGTCCGGGGTCAGGTCGTCGGAGCGTGACAGCGCGCCGGTCAGCAGACCGCGGCCGAGCGGGGCGCCGGCCAGCAGCGCGATCCGGCGCTCCACCGCGTACGGCACGACGTCGTCGAGACCGCAGCGGGTGAAGAGCGACACCTCGGCGGCCATCGCCGCCGCCTCGTGCACGGCCTCGGCGGCGCGGGCCTCCTGGACGGTGACGACGGGCAGCCCCAGCATGCGGATCTTTCCCGCCCAGACCTGCTCGGCCAGCGCACCCCAGCTCTCCTCCAGCGGCACGCCCGGGTCGACGCGGCGCAGCAGATAGAGGTCGATGTGGTCGACGTGCAGTCGGCGCAGGCTCTCGTCGACCGCGGCCCGCAGCGCCTGCGGACCGCCTGCGGGCCGCAGCACACCGTCGGCGTCGCCGAGCAGGCCGCCGCCGGTGCACAGCACCACCTCGTCCCGGCGCCCGCGAATGGCTTCACCGATCAGCCGCTCGTTGTCCCCGGCCGCGTAGGCGGCGGCCGTCTCGACGAGGTTGACCCCGAGATCCAGTGCCTCCTGGACCAGCGATACGGCCTTGCTTCTGTCCCTGAGGGCCGGGGCGTAGCGGTACGAGAGCCCCATCGCGCCCAGTCCCAGCCGTCCGACGACCGGCCCGTCCCTGCCCAGTGTTGTGGTTCGCATCCTGCGAGAACTCCCTTCTCCACAGAGGAAAGCGACCCCTTCATGGCAACAGATCGGGAGGTCTGAGCCCAGCAGCCCGTTACTACTTGCCGACCTCGGACGACTTCGGCATGTTCCCGCTGACCCGTTACCGACCCGTTCGGGAGCCGGGCGCCGCACGCAGGCCGCACGCGCCACGTACGGTGCTCAGTCGCGCTGTCCGGGCCCCTCGTCCCCGGCGGGGGCCGGCGCCGTGATCCGTGCGATCGCCTCGACCGTCAGGGCGCGCTCGTGGGGCTCGGTCTCCAGGGCGCGGTGGATCGACAGGCCCTCGATGAGCGCGTCGAGCTGGCGGGCGGTGGCCGGGTCGAAGTGCCATTCCAGGGCGCGGCGGCTGCGGCCCATCCAGGTGCGGGTCAGCTCGCGGTAGGCGGGCCGGCGGGCGGCGAGCGTGTAGAGCTCGTGGGTGAGGATCAGCTCGCGCTGGTTGCCGCCGGAGAGGTGGTGGACGAGGTCGGCGACGGCCTCACGCGCCTCGTCGGGGGTGCTCGCCGCGCCGAGGCGTTCCTCGAAGACGGCGACGATCGTGCCGGAGAAGCGCGTGAACGCCTCGTGCAGCAGCTCGTCCATGCCGGAGAAGTGGTACGTCATCGAGCCGAGCGGCACGCCCGCGCGGGCGGCGACCTTACGGTGCGAGACGCCCGCGACGCCCTCGTCGACGATGAGGTCCAGCGCGGCGTCGATGATGCGGTCCCGCCGTTCGGGGTCGGTGCGCCCTGTCGCCACGCGGCCTCCTCGGTGGGCTCGGTCCTCCGCGCAGCATAGAGGGCGGGGAGGGGGCGTCAGGGGTGGCGGGGGCGGAAGCGGAAGCGAGAGTGTACGGACGTACGCTTCAGGCGTACGCTCGTACGTCTGTGCGCGCGAGCACGAGTACGCGCGGTTACGAGTACGCGTACGCGCGCGCACGGGTGCCGCCGTGCGTCCGAAGCTCGCGCCCTCCTCCCGTGCCCACCCCACCTCCCGAGGCTCGACTCCTATGAAGAACCCGCCGGTCATGGACGCCACCACCCGCCGCTGGCGCGCGGCGCTCTTCCTCTTCATGCTCGCCACCGGGGTGAGCATGGCGTCCTGGGTCGCCCGCACCCCGGCCGTGCGGGACGCGCTGGACGTGACGACCGGATCGATGGGCCTCGTGCTGTTCGGGCTCTCCATCGGGTCGATGGCCGGAGTGCTGGCCTCCGGCGGGCTGGTGCGCAGGCGCGGCGGGCGGCAGGTGATCGCCGTCGGGGCGGGGCTGCTCGTCGCCGGGCTGCTGGTGATCGCCGGGGGTGCGGCGCTGGAGGTGTCGGCCGGGGTCTTCTGCGGCCTCGCGCTGTTCGGCGCCGGGATGGGCCTGGCGGAGGTGGCGTTCAACATCGAGGGCGCGGCCGTCGAACGGACCCTGGGCCGGCCGGTGCTGCCGGTCCTGCACGGCTGCTTCAGCCTGGGGACCGTGGTCGGCGCGCTGCTCGGGATGGCGCTGACGGCTGCCCGCTTCCCGGTCGGCTGGCACCTGGCGGCGATCGCCGTCGCCGTCGCGGCGGCCGGGGTGTGGACCGTACGGGCGGTGCCCGCGGGTACGGGGAAGGAGGAGGCGGCCCCCGAGGGCGCCGGCCGCTCCGGCGGCCCGGACGGCGCTGCGGGCTCCTCCGAGGCCGGCGGCGGGAGGCATCCGGGCGGCATGCGCGGGCAGTTGGCGGTCTGGCGGGACCGTCGGCTGGTGCTGATCGGCCTGGTCGTGCTGGCCATGGCCTTCGCGGAGGGCTCCGCCAACGACTGGCTGCCGCTGCTGATGGTGGACGGCCACGGGACGAGTGCGACGGCCGGTTCGCTGACGTTCATGCTGTTCGCGGTCGCGATGACGACGGGCCGGTTCACCGGCGGGCCGCTGCTCGTGCGCTACGGCCCGGCGGCCGTGGTCCGGGCCAGCGCCCTGGTGGCGGCGGTCGGCGTGGCCCTGGTGATCTTCTCCGACAACGCGCTGCTCGCCGGGGCGGCGGTGGTGCTGTGGGGCCTCGGCGCCTCGCTCGGTTTCCCGGTCACGATCTCGGCGGCGGGCGAGGGCGTGCGGAATGCTTCGGCCCGCGTCGCGGCGGTCTCGACGGCGGGCTACGCGGCGTTCCTGGTCGGCCCGCCCTCGCTGGGCTTCCTGGCCGACCAGGTGGGGCTGCGCAACGCGATGGTGGTGGTGCTCGTGCTGCTGGGCGGCGCGGCGCTGATCACCCGGGCGCTGCGGACGCCGGCCCCCGGGGCGGGCGGGGAGCCGTCCGGTGCGCGGGCTGCCGGAGCCGCTCAGTCCGACTTGGTGTAGGTCAGGCTCTCGCCCGTCCCGGCGGTGGACCGG
The nucleotide sequence above comes from Streptomyces sp. NBC_01116. Encoded proteins:
- a CDS encoding ectoine synthase; protein product: MIVRSLSDVPAIEWGSGTSHRLLTEADGMGFTVCETLVRQGTSSALQYLGHLEACYCIGGSGEVVTVDGAHHKITTGTIYALDKNDAHHLIASDDEDLLLVSVFSPALRGDEKHSLSEDGFSRY
- a CDS encoding phosphopantetheine-binding protein, producing the protein MSTVTNDPIRAYIVSEFLAGEDAEDLTDDFDLIESTVVNSLGLVRLISWISETYGIPVDDIPLEPAAYRTLADIRGFVGRAAPAGV
- a CDS encoding AMP-binding protein; the encoded protein is MQERPDSTALVSAGRRVTYAELDRLTHLAATDLDGVGRGSVRALCVPAHKSPETVALLLAAWSRGINTLVPSPALGAAALSTLIAQAHGPLSATAVPGGGATLSREEADPTLSDGFSAPDPGESLLTLTTSGSTGVPKLVPVRTEAFDRFGDWATERFGIDGTTSSLSFSPLNFDLALLDVWTVLEAGGTVVLADPGASGDAGYLRELTQLNEVTLVQGVPLLHRLLAADDARYPTVRTVVFTGEAVSEQELRDTFAACPAARFHNVFGCTETNDSFIQDIDPAAYVHPLPIGAPIEGTDAVLLIEGPEGTEVLRGPGTGELLVHTPFQTCGYLEQARNAHAFMPDPRGGGAMFYRTGDLVHRDADGRYFLQGRTDFQVKVRGVRTNTLEVETVLGAHPDVVEACVVALPCPEAGNRLHAEVVRRDGTSLSSLGLRAYAAKHLPRHAVPSSVGLACTPLPKTATGKPDRNSIKKTRLNGDV
- a CDS encoding MarR family winged helix-turn-helix transcriptional regulator encodes the protein MTIHKQPRAASDQTMWEAVLGLHAFVERQLAHTLQRRYGVGLSEYRALEALTQAENGECRMQELADRVGLGQSSVTRLVGRLDSAGYAYKDNCADDKRGVFAVITDEGRKHYQDARSTYADVLSSALNTASADDQLARAVQALRSAA
- a CDS encoding IS701 family transposase: MTTTHETPDMAIGRPPGDLSRLLFGHLHRSDQQRWGNVYLQGLLRTTGKKTVRRMAAVVTGSEAASSSLHQFVNASPWAWAPARGELARWAAGSLPVRAWTLAPAVLPKRGNCSAGVHQRFLPESGRTVNCQLGLGLFLDAGRTHVPVDWRLFLPPRFTRDEAVRDRAKIPATTRAQPLWDHALRLVQEMTSRSQGRTAPVVADLTALCDVAPLAQRLQGSEHAFLLAIPGQTTLAGPELPPAERESARGMLLRRGVRHPAGAGRQIISHDTPVHGLRPDGERSRGAGRLMAEWDAGSGRPGRIWLTNIIDRHPVELMELARSPRGARASIDRMGEDFGLLDFEGRSYPGWHRHMTLVSAAYACSTLEGMNN
- a CDS encoding TetR family transcriptional regulator; the encoded protein is MQERAARTRQAVLEAAADEFAERGYEGASLQRMGWRAETSVGAVTFHFGNKTTLAEEVHTAGRARFERCLEDLAAAHDPLRELRTLIGALARLAHEDPFARAARRLEADQPEGVPPLTEVWLPVLRDLLDRAHDARRLRPGVSPEDAVALLAHLAEGAMAAHGATRDSAWDSVWNVVLHGLAADRAGQAGRAGQTGRAATTDVPTSRLCPTPQTCPTRPT
- a CDS encoding serine hydrolase domain-containing protein; amino-acid sequence: MTTSLVRQVLPRPRPRPTTAGVHGTTAPGFGSVRHAFERACRDAGPAGSQGAALAVVRDGETIVDLWHGTADPVTGTPWAGDTLVPVLTGSHGILATAVLLLADMGALALDRPVADYWPEFAVRGKGTVTLRDVLTFTARLPGMAADLDQRDVENPQMMAALLELHSPEEDPRAGGVLYGPWTAGWIAAEVIHRVDGRDLDLFFLEEIAGPLGLDIHFGLVPDQLPYAARISYDAGFRARFPSSGRSGAGGSGADLAGRVWNNPSPFPADPGVWSESRRRYAVIPSLGAYASARGLARLQGVLAADAVRAPGEEPLLLSRRTLDQARNFWAEGLDPLLGGVSAYGEGGLQLLDEGLHPDVRSGAFGHQGPGGIACQTWPKAGVGAALVRSRLTAGPGAQVLDEVADAVAGSPRTAS
- a CDS encoding aldo/keto reductase; amino-acid sequence: MRTTTLGRDGPVVGRLGLGAMGLSYRYAPALRDRSKAVSLVQEALDLGVNLVETAAAYAAGDNERLIGEAIRGRRDEVVLCTGGGLLGDADGVLRPAGGPQALRAAVDESLRRLHVDHIDLYLLRRVDPGVPLEESWGALAEQVWAGKIRMLGLPVVTVQEARAAEAVHEAAAMAAEVSLFTRCGLDDVVPYAVERRIALLAGAPLGRGLLTGALSRSDDLTPDDWRRTQPRFAPRAIRHNYALTQAVAQVAARHEATSAQVALAWLLRLGEHVVALPGTTVPYHLAENLGGDRIRLTEQDLTDLEFLPYPAGAPEV
- a CDS encoding TetR/AcrR family transcriptional regulator; translated protein: MATGRTDPERRDRIIDAALDLIVDEGVAGVSHRKVAARAGVPLGSMTYHFSGMDELLHEAFTRFSGTIVAVFEERLGAASTPDEAREAVADLVHHLSGGNQRELILTHELYTLAARRPAYRELTRTWMGRSRRALEWHFDPATARQLDALIEGLSIHRALETEPHERALTVEAIARITAPAPAGDEGPGQRD
- a CDS encoding MFS transporter, which encodes MKNPPVMDATTRRWRAALFLFMLATGVSMASWVARTPAVRDALDVTTGSMGLVLFGLSIGSMAGVLASGGLVRRRGGRQVIAVGAGLLVAGLLVIAGGAALEVSAGVFCGLALFGAGMGLAEVAFNIEGAAVERTLGRPVLPVLHGCFSLGTVVGALLGMALTAARFPVGWHLAAIAVAVAAAGVWTVRAVPAGTGKEEAAPEGAGRSGGPDGAAGSSEAGGGRHPGGMRGQLAVWRDRRLVLIGLVVLAMAFAEGSANDWLPLLMVDGHGTSATAGSLTFMLFAVAMTTGRFTGGPLLVRYGPAAVVRASALVAAVGVALVIFSDNALLAGAAVVLWGLGASLGFPVTISAAGEGVRNASARVAAVSTAGYAAFLVGPPSLGFLADQVGLRNAMVVVLVLLGGAALITRALRTPAPGAGGEPSGARAAGAAQSDLV